A genomic region of Desulfosarcina ovata subsp. ovata contains the following coding sequences:
- a CDS encoding ribose-phosphate diphosphokinase, with protein sequence MSTDLKVFSGSANPKLAESICQFLGISLSQMEVSRFSNDNLFVQIQENVREKDVFVVQPFTAPVGDTIMELFIILDALRSASARRITAVIPYFSYARSDKKDAPRISIAGRLMADLIKTAGANRVLTMDLHSDAVHGFFSVPVDHLTAVPYFVEHFRRQLDLDNAVVVATDAGGAKRAGRFAKRIHLPMAIIDKRRIADTKVVQGLVVGDVKGRDAIIFEDEISTGGTLAESVKTLTNAGVNSIHVGATHGVLCGPAVERLVNSDMASVVVTNTVYLPPDKQREKIHTLSVAPLFAEAIRRIHTGESVGALFD encoded by the coding sequence ATGTCGACCGATCTGAAGGTATTCAGTGGCAGCGCCAATCCGAAGCTGGCCGAATCGATCTGCCAATTCCTGGGGATCAGCCTCAGCCAGATGGAGGTGTCTCGTTTCTCCAACGACAATCTGTTTGTCCAGATCCAGGAGAATGTCCGTGAAAAGGATGTGTTCGTCGTCCAGCCGTTTACGGCCCCGGTGGGCGACACCATCATGGAACTGTTCATTATCCTGGATGCGTTGCGCAGTGCGTCGGCGCGGCGGATCACGGCGGTGATCCCTTACTTCTCCTACGCCCGTTCGGACAAGAAAGATGCTCCGCGGATCTCCATCGCCGGCCGGCTCATGGCCGACCTGATCAAAACCGCCGGGGCCAACCGTGTGCTGACCATGGACCTGCATTCGGATGCCGTACATGGGTTTTTCAGCGTGCCGGTGGACCATCTGACCGCCGTGCCCTATTTTGTCGAGCATTTTCGCCGCCAGCTGGATCTGGACAACGCCGTGGTCGTGGCCACCGATGCCGGCGGTGCCAAGCGGGCCGGCCGTTTCGCCAAACGCATTCATCTGCCCATGGCCATTATCGACAAGCGGCGCATTGCCGACACCAAGGTGGTCCAGGGACTGGTGGTGGGTGACGTGAAGGGGCGTGATGCCATCATTTTTGAAGACGAAATCTCAACCGGAGGGACACTGGCCGAATCGGTCAAGACCCTGACCAATGCCGGTGTCAACAGCATTCACGTGGGCGCCACCCACGGGGTGCTCTGCGGTCCGGCCGTGGAACGGCTGGTGAACAGCGATATGGCCTCCGTGGTTGTGACCAACACGGTCTACCTGCCGCCGGACAAGCAGCGGGAGAAGATTCACACCCTTTCCGTGGCGCCCCTTTTTGCCGAGGCCATCCGGCGGATCCACACCGGCGAAAGTGTCGGCGCCCTGTTCGACTGA
- a CDS encoding SagB/ThcOx family dehydrogenase — MSRSARTASAYHRLTGYRRGRLTPHALDWAHQPRPRKPYPQLARIPFPTDLSMPEMDYADLVCQAGQSVPAPQTDLDLNTLAALFHLTHAVTARSMHGDQPFYYRSIASAGALYPFEMYLAVHDVQGVAAGVYHYDLFDFALTRLREGAVPLTPSSARRVAATIYISGIFFRSAWKYRGRAYRYVLLDAGHLLENLRLALTALGLGFCVHTDFDDARVAALLGLDEGREGGLVCVHLFSSEGGKGRLAPVADPSPLPNDIRDASRVSAREVTYTEIQEIHRAGYGPAPTATGRERQPVSPGWHPRTWIDLPPSSPAGHTDYARLLWQRRSRRNFVSQSISMDHLAAFLDPMATSVAGTCMPTGEIVAIGLLAGAGTPVAPGAYLFDPHGRRLGQLAGGAMLESMARACLDQMWLKNAAFHLLFVSDPKALDQAWGARGYRYAMLEAGRLGQQAYLAATALGWGACGIGAIYDREAADLLGLTRDGALLYLVGIGPLKGR, encoded by the coding sequence ATGAGCCGGTCCGCCCGCACGGCCAGCGCCTATCACCGGTTGACCGGCTACCGGCGTGGCCGACTGACGCCCCATGCCCTGGATTGGGCCCATCAGCCGCGTCCGAGAAAACCATACCCGCAATTGGCCCGGATCCCGTTTCCCACCGATCTGAGCATGCCGGAGATGGACTATGCCGATCTGGTATGCCAAGCCGGTCAATCGGTGCCGGCGCCTCAAACGGATCTGGATCTGAACACCCTGGCGGCCCTTTTTCACCTGACCCATGCCGTGACCGCCCGCAGCATGCACGGGGACCAGCCGTTTTACTATCGCAGCATCGCTTCGGCCGGCGCCCTCTATCCTTTTGAAATGTACCTGGCCGTTCACGACGTTCAAGGGGTTGCGGCTGGGGTTTACCACTACGATCTTTTCGATTTCGCCCTGACCCGCCTGCGCGAAGGGGCGGTGCCGTTGACGCCCTCCTCCGCCAGGCGCGTTGCGGCCACCATTTACATCAGCGGCATTTTTTTTCGCAGCGCCTGGAAGTACAGAGGCCGGGCCTATCGGTATGTGCTGCTGGATGCCGGGCACCTGCTGGAGAACCTGCGCCTGGCCCTGACGGCCCTGGGGCTGGGCTTTTGCGTTCATACGGATTTCGATGACGCCCGCGTCGCGGCCCTGTTGGGACTGGATGAGGGCCGGGAGGGCGGGCTGGTTTGCGTTCATCTTTTTTCCAGTGAGGGGGGAAAGGGCAGGCTTGCCCCGGTCGCCGACCCATCCCCGTTGCCCAACGATATCCGCGACGCATCGAGAGTCTCCGCCAGGGAGGTGACCTACACTGAAATTCAGGAGATCCATCGTGCCGGTTATGGACCCGCGCCGACAGCCACCGGAAGGGAGCGCCAGCCTGTCAGCCCCGGCTGGCATCCCCGGACATGGATCGATCTGCCACCATCGTCACCCGCCGGGCATACGGACTACGCACGGCTATTGTGGCAGCGCCGCTCGCGGCGGAATTTCGTTTCCCAATCCATATCCATGGACCACCTGGCCGCTTTTCTGGATCCGATGGCCACGTCTGTCGCGGGCACCTGCATGCCAACGGGGGAAATTGTTGCCATCGGTCTGCTGGCCGGTGCCGGCACGCCCGTCGCCCCCGGGGCCTATCTATTCGATCCGCACGGTCGCCGGCTGGGTCAGCTGGCCGGTGGCGCCATGCTGGAATCCATGGCGCGCGCCTGCCTGGATCAGATGTGGCTGAAAAATGCCGCTTTCCACCTGCTTTTCGTGTCCGATCCAAAGGCGCTGGATCAAGCTTGGGGGGCGCGGGGATACCGTTACGCCATGCTCGAAGCCGGCCGCCTGGGTCAGCAGGCCTACCTGGCGGCAACGGCACTGGGTTGGGGCGCCTGCGGCATCGGGGCGATTTACGATCGGGAAGCGGCCGATCTGCTGGGGCTGACCCGCGACGGGGCCCTGCTCTATCTGGTCGGAATCGGTCCGCTCAAAGGGCGTTGA